A genomic segment from Luteolibacter ambystomatis encodes:
- a CDS encoding acyl carrier protein, with the protein MSTPTLGTETVRTLIADQFGLDPAELADDTPMFSSGLLDSFHLVELISVLEKTSGRRIKPGEINLENLDSPQRIANFLGASAS; encoded by the coding sequence ATGTCCACCCCCACCCTTGGCACGGAAACCGTCCGCACCCTCATCGCGGATCAGTTCGGACTCGATCCGGCGGAGCTCGCGGATGACACCCCCATGTTCTCCAGCGGGCTTCTGGATTCCTTCCATCTGGTGGAACTGATTTCGGTGCTCGAAAAGACATCCGGCCGCCGTATCAAGCCGGGCGAGATCAACCTGGAGAATCTCGACAGCCCACAGCGGATCGCCAATTTTCTTGGCGCGTCCGCTTCCTGA
- a CDS encoding AMP-binding protein: MSDTFHVISPAGGHLFTTEEWRDRVSALTQALRERNVVPGEHVLAWLPRGWEEAALCQAVHELGAVWVSVPRHTAPDQIEGLVRDAGPVLAVCRNGDRKRLGDGPWIEWPALASAHAPKATDHHSPNGLAALCYTSGSTGRPKGVMVTHENLAGAVGRIESYLRHTSHDRLLSLMPLNSPWGLLQWQMARRAGAGIVLPPAIAMASELSKTIHAAGVTGLAALPPTWIALVDYLDSRRETLPGLRYVTTSGGALPRRILDLFPKVFPNAEVWMTYGLTEAFRTTVLPAGEFERLKGSLGKPCPGVRIEILRADGTPAGTDEPGELVHLGDCVTQGYWRQPELTREVFNVRPGHEAFLGNSPVHYSGDRVRRDAEGYLWFEGREDELIKTGGYRTSATLIEDALHGISGVVHAVVGGVPDEVLGQRIIAAVETESARHEIFSLIRPTLRRTLSSHQQPHAIHLWPGKMPLNTNGKLDRTQILRWLLEVEARSE; this comes from the coding sequence CGGATGGGAAGAAGCTGCCCTCTGCCAGGCAGTCCACGAACTCGGCGCGGTGTGGGTGAGCGTCCCCCGCCACACCGCTCCGGACCAAATTGAAGGCTTGGTCCGGGACGCCGGACCTGTTCTGGCGGTCTGCCGGAATGGCGATCGGAAACGCCTCGGCGATGGACCATGGATCGAATGGCCGGCGCTGGCTTCCGCACACGCACCAAAAGCCACGGACCATCATTCTCCAAACGGTCTCGCGGCGCTGTGCTATACTTCCGGTTCCACCGGCAGACCGAAAGGCGTGATGGTCACCCACGAAAATCTCGCGGGTGCCGTTGGACGCATCGAATCTTATCTACGGCACACCTCGCACGATCGGCTGCTGTCCCTGATGCCATTGAATTCCCCGTGGGGCCTGCTCCAATGGCAGATGGCCCGCCGTGCGGGAGCCGGCATCGTGCTTCCACCGGCGATCGCGATGGCCTCGGAATTGTCGAAGACCATTCATGCGGCGGGCGTCACCGGACTGGCGGCACTCCCTCCGACCTGGATCGCCCTCGTCGACTACCTCGATTCCCGCCGGGAAACCCTGCCCGGTCTCCGCTACGTGACCACCTCCGGTGGGGCATTGCCGCGCCGCATCCTCGATCTGTTTCCAAAAGTTTTCCCGAACGCCGAAGTGTGGATGACCTATGGCCTGACCGAAGCCTTCCGCACCACGGTCCTTCCCGCGGGAGAATTCGAGCGGTTGAAGGGCTCTCTCGGCAAACCCTGCCCCGGCGTCCGCATCGAGATCCTACGTGCCGACGGAACCCCGGCCGGCACCGATGAACCCGGCGAACTGGTGCATCTGGGCGACTGTGTCACGCAGGGTTACTGGCGGCAGCCGGAGCTGACACGCGAGGTCTTCAACGTCCGCCCCGGTCATGAAGCGTTCCTCGGAAACAGCCCGGTCCACTACAGCGGCGACCGCGTCAGGCGGGATGCCGAGGGCTATCTTTGGTTTGAAGGCAGGGAGGATGAACTCATCAAAACCGGCGGCTACCGCACCAGCGCCACCTTGATCGAGGATGCGCTGCATGGGATATCCGGAGTGGTTCACGCCGTGGTCGGCGGCGTTCCCGACGAGGTATTGGGGCAACGGATCATCGCCGCAGTGGAAACCGAATCCGCCCGGCATGAAATCTTTTCCCTCATCCGCCCGACCCTGCGCCGGACGCTCTCCAGCCACCAGCAACCGCACGCCATCCATCTCTGGCCCGGCAAGATGCCCTTGAACACCAATGGCAAACTGGACCGCACGCAAATCCTCCGCTGGCTGCTGGAAGTGGAAGCAAGATCGGAATGA